Proteins from one Ramlibacter sp. PS4R-6 genomic window:
- a CDS encoding alpha/beta fold hydrolase — protein sequence MSGHPVVFEAAGASCLGWFHAAQGARRRVAVVLCRPLGYEALCSYRTYTQLAHTLAAAGFDVLRFDYQGSGDSAGGDTDAGRVDAWLASIAAAVAQARHLAGTDEVALFGMRLGATLAMEAAQRMGGVGSLMLWAPCPSGRAFAREMRAAFGSHAQASQLAGGVEALGTLFTPETLAAIERLAPDRAPARRVLVIARDDMPGEGPLPARLRAQGADVTATVWPGYADMMAEPHDAKLAPETLQSITDWLCAAHPVADNAHAPAAHLAWPTGWHAGGAIETPLSFGADGRLFGVLSQPSAAALAEHAGTAVLLLNVGGNYRVGPNRVYVKLARELAAAGYRVLRMDVTGIGDSRIEEGFSSDSMYRSDAVADVGAAIDLMHQRGCQRIFLLGICSGAYLAFQTALQDARVNGQMIINARLLEWDAEKNGPWQTSMQQYYKSTRYYKQKLLSGEVYARVLRGEVDVSGIAKRFIALGAARLRRGIDRLLGRAPQEGVLAKMKHLAGRGVQTLVAMSEEDDGLDYVEFHLGSRGARMRGHPNFRMVLIEEADHTFSTVASQRGLLDAVRQHLDAVHEPAAAPRPVPGLAEPAAT from the coding sequence ATGAGCGGCCACCCCGTCGTCTTCGAAGCCGCCGGCGCGTCCTGCCTGGGCTGGTTCCACGCCGCGCAAGGCGCGCGCCGCCGCGTGGCGGTCGTCCTGTGCCGGCCACTCGGCTACGAAGCCCTGTGTTCCTACCGCACCTACACGCAGCTCGCGCACACGCTGGCCGCGGCGGGGTTCGACGTGCTGCGCTTCGACTACCAGGGCAGCGGCGACTCCGCCGGCGGCGACACCGATGCGGGCCGCGTCGATGCATGGCTCGCGAGCATCGCCGCAGCGGTCGCGCAGGCACGCCACCTGGCCGGCACGGATGAAGTCGCCCTCTTCGGCATGCGCCTGGGCGCGACACTCGCGATGGAGGCCGCACAGCGCATGGGCGGCGTCGGCAGCCTGATGCTGTGGGCGCCCTGCCCGAGCGGCCGCGCCTTCGCGCGCGAGATGCGCGCCGCCTTCGGCAGCCACGCGCAAGCGTCGCAGCTGGCCGGCGGCGTGGAAGCACTGGGCACCCTGTTCACGCCCGAAACGCTGGCCGCCATCGAGCGGCTCGCACCCGACCGCGCGCCGGCGCGGCGCGTGCTGGTGATCGCGCGCGACGACATGCCCGGCGAAGGGCCGCTGCCCGCGCGCCTGCGCGCGCAAGGCGCCGACGTGACGGCCACGGTGTGGCCCGGCTACGCGGACATGATGGCCGAGCCGCACGACGCGAAGCTCGCGCCCGAGACGCTGCAATCGATCACCGACTGGCTGTGCGCCGCGCATCCCGTCGCCGACAACGCCCACGCGCCGGCTGCACATCTGGCTTGGCCGACCGGCTGGCATGCCGGCGGCGCGATCGAAACGCCCTTGTCCTTCGGCGCCGACGGCCGCCTCTTCGGCGTGCTGTCGCAACCCTCCGCCGCGGCGCTCGCGGAACACGCGGGCACGGCCGTGCTGCTGCTCAACGTCGGCGGCAATTACCGCGTCGGCCCCAACCGCGTGTACGTGAAGCTGGCGCGCGAACTGGCCGCGGCCGGCTACCGCGTGCTGCGCATGGACGTGACCGGCATCGGCGACAGCCGCATCGAGGAGGGTTTTTCCAGCGACAGCATGTACCGCAGCGACGCGGTGGCCGACGTCGGCGCCGCCATCGACCTGATGCACCAGCGCGGCTGCCAGCGCATCTTCCTGCTGGGCATCTGCTCGGGCGCGTACCTGGCCTTCCAGACCGCGCTGCAGGATGCGCGGGTGAACGGCCAGATGATCATCAACGCCCGCCTGCTGGAATGGGACGCCGAGAAGAACGGCCCCTGGCAGACGTCGATGCAGCAGTACTACAAGTCGACGCGCTACTACAAGCAGAAGCTATTGAGCGGCGAGGTCTATGCGCGCGTGCTGCGCGGCGAAGTGGACGTGAGCGGCATCGCGAAGCGCTTCATCGCGCTGGGTGCCGCGCGCCTGCGCCGCGGCATCGACCGCCTGCTGGGCCGCGCGCCGCAGGAGGGCGTGCTGGCCAAGATGAAGCACCTGGCCGGCCGCGGCGTGCAGACGCTGGTGGCGATGTCCGAGGAAGACGACGGCCTGGACTACGTCGAGTTCCACCTGGGATCGCGCGGCGCGCGCATGCGCGGCCACCCCAACTTCCGCATGGTGCTGATCGAGGAAGCCGACCACACGTTCTCGACGGTGGCGAGCCAGCGCGGCCTGCTCGACGCCGTGCGCCAGCACCTCGATGCCGTGCATGAGCCGGCTGCCGCGCCGCGCCCCGTGCCGGGGCTGGCTGAGCCGGCAGCGACCTGA
- a CDS encoding IclR family transcriptional regulator, which yields MERNTTEETPGGVTAVTRALNLMEAFAVGESSLSLAELSRRSGMHKTTALRLARTLALSHYMVQTDDGQWRLGPAAGWLGARYQAGFDVNRVVEPTLHELVRATGESASFYVREGDIRACIARVEGPQSLRHHVRIGERLPLDKGAPGRVILAFSGASGAAYEAIRERGFHISAGEREVDVSSVAAPVFSTNWRLLGSLCISGPSSRLSLAKLEKHAKVVVRAANQLSYSLAGAKSEATPRAVSRWHP from the coding sequence ATGGAGCGAAACACGACCGAAGAGACCCCGGGCGGCGTCACCGCCGTCACCCGGGCGCTCAACCTGATGGAAGCCTTCGCGGTGGGCGAGTCGTCGTTGTCGCTGGCCGAGCTCAGCCGCAGGTCGGGCATGCACAAGACGACGGCGCTGCGACTGGCGCGCACGCTGGCCCTGTCGCATTACATGGTGCAGACCGACGACGGCCAGTGGCGCCTGGGCCCGGCGGCGGGCTGGCTGGGCGCGCGCTACCAGGCGGGCTTCGACGTCAACCGGGTGGTGGAGCCGACGCTGCACGAGCTCGTCCGTGCCACCGGCGAGAGCGCGTCGTTCTACGTGCGCGAGGGCGATATCCGAGCGTGCATCGCGCGCGTGGAAGGCCCGCAGTCGCTGCGCCACCACGTGCGCATCGGCGAGCGCCTGCCGCTCGACAAGGGCGCGCCCGGGCGCGTCATCCTGGCGTTCTCGGGCGCATCGGGTGCGGCGTACGAGGCGATCCGCGAGCGCGGCTTCCACATCTCGGCCGGCGAGCGCGAAGTGGACGTGAGCAGCGTCGCCGCGCCGGTGTTCTCGACCAACTGGCGTTTGCTCGGCTCGTTGTGCATCTCGGGGCCGAGCTCACGCCTGTCGCTGGCCAAGCTGGAGAAACACGCGAAGGTCGTGGTGCGCGCGGCCAACCAGCTGTCGTATTCGCTGGCGGGGGCGAAGTCGGAGGCGACACCGCGCGCGGTGTCGCGGTGGCACCCCTGA
- a CDS encoding amino acid--[acyl-carrier-protein] ligase, whose translation MLYSMQDLQRGLEGHDLVLPSGVKGVWGRGEVMEDIIRRFNDLVSRETKDDGAQELQYPPVLARSLIEKLGYLDNFPQLAGSVHSFFGKDAEAREIARKAREGEDWEAMLQPTDVMLAPAACYAVYPNFSGMLPGKGRLISVTGWVFRHEPSDEPTRLQSFRMREFIRMGAQEEVVAWRDTWLERGMELLKRLGLDAKSDVASDPFFGRTGKMMAAQQVEQRLKFEILVPVISHEAPTAVCSFNWHQDHFSGKFGIRTAGGETAHTACLGFGLERVAIALINTHGFDPAQWPADVRKQLWP comes from the coding sequence ATGCTGTACTCGATGCAGGACCTGCAGCGCGGCCTGGAGGGCCATGACCTCGTGCTGCCCTCGGGCGTGAAAGGCGTGTGGGGCCGCGGCGAGGTGATGGAGGACATCATCCGCCGCTTCAACGACCTGGTCTCGCGCGAGACGAAGGACGACGGCGCGCAGGAGCTGCAGTACCCGCCGGTGCTGGCCCGCTCGCTGATCGAGAAGCTCGGCTACCTGGACAACTTCCCGCAGCTGGCGGGCTCGGTCCACAGCTTCTTCGGCAAGGACGCCGAGGCGCGCGAGATCGCCCGCAAGGCGCGCGAAGGCGAGGACTGGGAGGCGATGCTGCAGCCCACCGACGTCATGCTCGCGCCCGCCGCGTGCTACGCCGTGTACCCCAACTTCAGCGGCATGCTGCCCGGCAAGGGCCGGTTGATCAGCGTGACCGGCTGGGTCTTCCGCCACGAGCCGTCGGACGAGCCCACGCGCCTGCAGTCCTTCCGCATGCGCGAGTTCATCCGCATGGGCGCGCAGGAGGAGGTGGTCGCCTGGCGTGACACGTGGCTGGAGCGCGGCATGGAACTGCTCAAGCGCCTGGGCCTGGACGCGAAGAGCGACGTCGCCTCCGATCCCTTCTTCGGCCGCACCGGCAAGATGATGGCCGCGCAGCAGGTGGAGCAGCGCCTGAAGTTCGAGATCCTCGTGCCCGTGATCTCGCACGAGGCGCCCACCGCGGTGTGCTCCTTCAACTGGCACCAGGACCATTTCAGCGGCAAGTTCGGCATCCGCACCGCGGGCGGCGAGACCGCGCACACCGCGTGCCTGGGCTTCGGCCTGGAGCGCGTGGCCATCGCCCTGATCAACACGCACGGCTTCGACCCGGCGCAGTGGCCGGCGGACGTTCGCAAGCAGCTCTGGCCATGA
- a CDS encoding acyl-CoA dehydrogenase family protein translates to MSSVKRIAQEVAAPNAADVDSKARFPTEAVEALREAGVLSALVPRELGGAGCTMAQLAQLCSTLAQACGSSAMVLAMHYSQLSCIARHGMDSEFFRNWMRETVWKQWLLASMTSEVGTFGDTRSSICAVDVQGERFTLNKDATTGSYCQHADAILVTCRRDATAANSDQVLVMVRKGDYDLKQTTSWDTLGMRGTCSPGFKLESHGDARQVIPGAFADSSAQTMVPYSHILWASLWWGIAADAVARAANFVRGQARQTPGSTPPTAQRLAEVWEDLQTMKQTWWAAAQAFDAVEDREELLGLNWALRLNNLKVACSEAAPQIVHRALQIVGILGYKNDSPFSLGRQYRDSLSGSLMISNDRINAKSAAMLLVYKDLP, encoded by the coding sequence TTGAGCTCCGTCAAACGCATCGCGCAGGAGGTCGCCGCGCCGAATGCGGCCGACGTCGACTCGAAGGCGCGATTCCCCACCGAGGCCGTGGAGGCGCTGCGCGAAGCCGGCGTGCTCTCGGCGCTCGTGCCGCGCGAGCTGGGCGGGGCGGGCTGCACCATGGCGCAGCTGGCGCAGTTGTGTTCCACGCTCGCGCAGGCCTGCGGGTCCAGCGCGATGGTGCTGGCCATGCACTACAGCCAGCTGTCGTGCATCGCGCGCCACGGCATGGACAGCGAGTTCTTCCGCAACTGGATGCGAGAGACGGTGTGGAAGCAGTGGCTGCTCGCCTCGATGACGTCCGAGGTCGGCACCTTCGGCGACACGCGCTCGTCGATCTGCGCCGTGGATGTGCAGGGCGAGCGCTTCACGCTCAACAAGGACGCCACCACGGGCTCCTACTGCCAGCACGCCGATGCCATCCTCGTCACCTGCCGCCGCGATGCGACCGCTGCCAACAGCGACCAGGTGCTGGTGATGGTGCGCAAGGGCGACTACGACCTGAAGCAGACCACCAGCTGGGATACGCTGGGCATGCGCGGCACCTGCAGCCCCGGCTTCAAGCTCGAATCGCATGGCGACGCGCGGCAGGTCATCCCCGGCGCGTTCGCCGACAGCAGCGCGCAGACCATGGTGCCGTATTCGCACATCCTGTGGGCGTCGCTGTGGTGGGGCATCGCCGCCGATGCGGTGGCGCGCGCCGCCAACTTCGTGCGCGGCCAGGCGCGGCAGACGCCGGGCTCGACGCCGCCCACGGCCCAGCGCCTCGCCGAGGTGTGGGAAGACCTGCAAACCATGAAGCAAACCTGGTGGGCCGCCGCGCAGGCCTTCGACGCCGTCGAGGACCGCGAGGAGCTGCTCGGGCTGAACTGGGCGCTGCGCCTGAACAACCTGAAGGTCGCCTGCTCCGAAGCCGCGCCGCAGATCGTGCACCGCGCGCTGCAGATCGTCGGCATCCTCGGCTACAAGAACGACAGCCCCTTCAGCCTGGGGCGCCAGTACCGCGACTCGCTCTCCGGCTCCCTCATGATCTCCAACGACCGCATCAACGCCAAGAGCGCGGCGATGCTCCTCGTCTACAAGGATCTTCCTTAA
- a CDS encoding acyl-CoA thioesterase — protein sequence MDLPAHQLTMTVLMTPDTANFAGNVHGGHLLKWLDQVAYACASRYAAKYVVTLSVDQVTFLEPIFVGELVTFLASVNYTGKSSMEVGIKVLAQDIRSQKIRHVNSCFFTMVAVDEERKPVEVPALRPFSPEEKRRWEAARVRKELRKEFSERFEELRPPAP from the coding sequence GTGGACCTTCCCGCGCACCAACTGACGATGACGGTGTTGATGACACCGGACACGGCCAACTTCGCCGGCAACGTGCACGGCGGCCACCTGCTGAAGTGGCTCGACCAGGTGGCCTATGCCTGCGCGAGCCGCTATGCCGCCAAGTACGTGGTCACGCTGTCGGTCGACCAGGTCACCTTCCTCGAACCGATCTTCGTCGGCGAGCTCGTCACCTTCCTGGCCAGCGTCAACTACACGGGCAAGAGCTCGATGGAAGTCGGCATCAAGGTGCTGGCGCAGGACATCCGCAGCCAGAAGATCCGGCACGTGAACAGCTGCTTCTTCACGATGGTGGCGGTGGACGAGGAACGCAAGCCGGTGGAAGTGCCGGCGCTGCGCCCCTTCTCGCCGGAGGAGAAACGGCGGTGGGAGGCGGCGCGCGTGCGCAAGGAACTGCGCAAGGAATTCAGCGAGCGGTTCGAGGAGTTGCGGCCGCCGGCGCCATGA
- a CDS encoding acyl carrier protein: MNTALDFEPQIRQVLREHGRLNRDVGELGPETDLYQTGMTSHASVNVMLALEGAFDVEFPDHMLKRSVFSSIGAIRQALAELTAA; encoded by the coding sequence ATGAACACCGCCCTCGATTTCGAACCCCAGATCCGCCAGGTGCTGCGCGAGCACGGACGCCTCAACCGCGACGTCGGCGAACTCGGCCCCGAGACCGACCTCTACCAGACCGGCATGACCTCGCACGCCAGCGTGAACGTGATGCTCGCCCTGGAAGGCGCGTTCGACGTGGAATTCCCCGACCACATGCTCAAGCGCAGCGTGTTCTCCAGCATCGGCGCGATCCGGCAAGCCCTCGCGGAGCTGACCGCGGCCTAG
- a CDS encoding glycoside hydrolase family 2 protein yields the protein MQWALACSAGDSDSPPADGWLAIDGPMTVAAALRAAGRWSLDAPRRNFDDEAWWFRARFDAKPGDAILGFDGIATCAQAWLNGEQVLSGTNMFVAHRCDVEKLLRPAGNELLIRCESLNAQLKTRRPRPRWRTPMLTQQQLRWWRTTLLGRTPGWSPPAAPVGPWREVWLAPRDAVSARDVRLHSRLEGRNGYVHCALDKPMRAELRLAREGREWRLPIDGEGTLCIEDAQPWWPHTHGEPTLYEASLLFNGGVLPLPPVGFRTVEMETANGDFHVRVNGERVFCRGAVWMPLDPVSLRASPADYDKALAQAAAAGMNMLRVAGITVYEEDAFYEACDRAGVLVWQEFMFANMDYPSSDHAFMRSVEEEATQQLARLASHPSLAILCGNSEAEQQAAMWGAPRESWQQALFHDTLPRLCRELAPGVPYWPSSTHGGALPQQADAGTTSYYGVGAYLRPLEDARRANLKFATECLAFANMPEPATLARMPGGESLRPHHPAWKERAPRDLGAGWDFEDVRDHYLELFFGASARELRSADVERYLALSRIASAEAMAAAFSEWRRAGSSCGGALVLMLRDLWAGAGWGLLDDQGVPKACWHALRGVLQPVALLITDEGLNGLCLHAINESAEARELTLTLKAWQGGDVQVAQGGRPIALAPRSAVAIPAAELLDHFIDLNWSHRFGPPPCDVVACNLLDSQGRAVARAHHFPHGHALAVERDIGLHARIAGHDSFGCTVAVTTRRFAYGVHFDFPGMTADDNHFHLAPGDERHIALRGTLAPQGRGWVRAINAAQATRIEGAAG from the coding sequence ATGCAATGGGCCCTGGCGTGCAGCGCCGGCGACAGCGATTCGCCGCCTGCCGACGGCTGGCTTGCCATCGATGGCCCGATGACCGTGGCGGCCGCGTTGCGGGCCGCCGGCCGGTGGAGCCTGGACGCGCCGCGCCGCAACTTCGACGACGAAGCCTGGTGGTTCCGCGCGCGCTTCGACGCGAAACCCGGCGACGCGATCCTGGGCTTTGACGGCATCGCGACCTGCGCGCAAGCGTGGTTGAACGGCGAGCAGGTCCTGTCCGGCACGAACATGTTCGTCGCGCACCGCTGCGACGTCGAGAAGCTCTTGCGCCCCGCGGGCAACGAGCTCCTCATCCGCTGCGAGTCGCTCAACGCGCAACTGAAAACCCGCAGGCCGCGGCCACGCTGGCGCACGCCCATGCTCACGCAGCAGCAATTGCGCTGGTGGCGCACCACGCTGCTCGGCCGCACGCCGGGCTGGTCGCCGCCCGCGGCGCCGGTGGGCCCGTGGCGCGAGGTTTGGCTGGCGCCGCGCGATGCCGTCTCCGCGCGCGACGTGCGTTTGCACTCGCGCCTGGAGGGCCGCAACGGCTACGTGCATTGCGCGCTGGACAAGCCCATGCGCGCGGAGCTGCGGCTGGCGCGCGAAGGCCGCGAGTGGCGCCTGCCCATCGATGGCGAGGGCACGCTGTGCATCGAAGACGCGCAGCCGTGGTGGCCGCACACGCATGGCGAGCCCACGCTCTACGAAGCTTCGCTCCTCTTCAACGGCGGGGTCCTTCCCTTGCCCCCGGTCGGCTTCCGCACGGTGGAAATGGAGACGGCCAACGGCGACTTCCACGTGCGCGTGAACGGCGAGCGCGTGTTCTGCCGCGGCGCCGTGTGGATGCCGCTGGATCCCGTGTCGCTGCGCGCGAGCCCTGCCGACTACGACAAGGCACTCGCCCAAGCGGCCGCGGCCGGCATGAACATGTTGCGCGTCGCGGGCATCACGGTCTACGAAGAGGATGCGTTCTACGAAGCCTGCGACCGCGCCGGCGTCCTGGTCTGGCAGGAGTTCATGTTCGCCAACATGGACTACCCGTCCTCGGACCATGCCTTCATGCGGTCCGTGGAAGAGGAGGCGACGCAGCAGCTGGCACGCCTGGCCTCTCATCCGTCGCTGGCGATCCTGTGCGGCAACAGCGAGGCCGAGCAGCAGGCGGCGATGTGGGGCGCGCCGCGCGAGTCTTGGCAGCAGGCGCTCTTCCACGACACGCTGCCGCGCCTGTGCCGCGAGCTCGCGCCCGGCGTGCCGTACTGGCCTTCCAGCACGCACGGCGGCGCCCTGCCGCAGCAGGCCGATGCGGGCACCACTTCCTACTATGGGGTGGGCGCGTACCTGCGGCCATTGGAGGACGCGCGCCGCGCCAACCTGAAATTCGCCACCGAGTGCCTGGCCTTCGCCAACATGCCGGAGCCCGCGACGCTGGCGCGCATGCCCGGCGGCGAATCGCTGCGCCCCCACCACCCGGCGTGGAAGGAACGCGCGCCGCGCGACCTGGGCGCGGGCTGGGACTTCGAGGACGTGCGCGACCATTACCTCGAGCTCTTCTTCGGCGCCTCGGCGCGCGAGCTGCGCAGCGCGGACGTGGAGCGCTACCTGGCGCTCAGCCGCATCGCCAGCGCCGAAGCCATGGCGGCGGCTTTCAGCGAATGGCGCCGCGCCGGCTCGTCGTGCGGCGGCGCGCTGGTGCTGATGCTGCGCGACCTGTGGGCCGGCGCCGGCTGGGGCCTGCTCGACGACCAGGGCGTGCCCAAGGCCTGCTGGCATGCCTTGCGCGGCGTGCTGCAGCCCGTGGCGCTGCTCATCACCGACGAAGGGCTCAACGGCCTTTGCCTGCATGCCATCAACGAAAGTGCCGAAGCCCGCGAGCTCACACTCACGCTGAAAGCCTGGCAGGGTGGGGACGTGCAGGTCGCACAAGGCGGGCGCCCGATCGCGCTGGCGCCGCGCAGCGCGGTGGCGATCCCTGCTGCTGAGCTGCTGGACCATTTCATCGACCTCAATTGGAGCCACCGCTTCGGCCCGCCGCCCTGCGACGTGGTGGCATGCAACCTTTTGGATTCGCAGGGCCGCGCGGTGGCGCGCGCCCATCATTTCCCGCATGGGCACGCGCTGGCCGTTGAACGGGACATCGGCCTGCACGCAAGAATCGCCGGGCACGATAGCTTCGGGTGCACCGTTGCCGTGACCACACGGCGTTTTGCTTATGGCGTGCACTTCGACTTTCCCGGCATGACAGCAGACGACAACCATTTCCACCTGGCCCCGGGCGACGAACGCCACATCGCCCTGCGCGGCACCCTCGCACCGCAAGGGCGTGGGTGGGTGCGTGCGATCAACGCGGCGCAGGCCACGCGCATCGAGGGAGCCGCCGGATGA
- a CDS encoding DUF1839 family protein: MTRIQAIAGLDPARHQRHPLHSPDRDWPEKNCYIDLWIELLGAMKLEPHALLGHTIAVDFLGDQWTFFKPTPSELRELYGIDVQEMTVWRALEEHAVEHLSSGRLIATEADSFWLPDTEATDYRRKRTKTTIVIAELDTQSQRLGYFHNAGYFEAQGEDYVKLLKPGGCDMPLLAELVRIERSVRRPDGELAEIAMELLGHHFQFKPAANPFIAFAPRLAKELAQLHERGPAYYHEWAFASVRQAGAAFELAAAHLDWLARHGYDFDGAATGFRTLSSTCKSLILKGARVAHTGKPFDAKPAMDTAAQAWEEAMEAVESAATNAAWPGA, translated from the coding sequence ATGACCCGCATCCAGGCCATCGCGGGCCTGGATCCGGCCCGCCACCAGCGCCACCCCCTCCATTCGCCGGACCGGGACTGGCCCGAGAAGAACTGCTACATCGACCTGTGGATCGAGCTGCTCGGCGCGATGAAGCTGGAGCCGCACGCGCTGCTCGGGCACACCATCGCCGTGGATTTCCTCGGCGACCAGTGGACCTTCTTCAAGCCCACGCCGTCGGAGCTGCGCGAGCTCTACGGCATCGACGTGCAGGAGATGACGGTGTGGCGGGCGCTGGAGGAGCACGCGGTCGAACACCTCTCGAGCGGCCGCCTGATCGCGACCGAAGCCGACTCCTTCTGGCTGCCCGACACCGAGGCCACCGACTACCGCCGCAAGCGCACCAAGACCACCATCGTGATCGCCGAGCTGGACACGCAGTCGCAGCGCCTGGGCTACTTCCACAACGCCGGCTACTTCGAGGCGCAGGGCGAGGACTACGTGAAGCTGCTCAAGCCGGGCGGCTGCGACATGCCGCTGCTGGCGGAGCTGGTGCGCATCGAGCGCAGCGTGCGCCGGCCCGACGGCGAGCTCGCCGAGATCGCGATGGAGCTGCTCGGGCACCACTTCCAGTTCAAGCCGGCCGCCAACCCCTTCATCGCCTTCGCGCCGCGCCTGGCGAAAGAGCTCGCGCAGCTGCACGAACGCGGCCCTGCGTACTACCACGAGTGGGCCTTCGCCTCCGTGCGGCAGGCCGGCGCGGCGTTCGAGCTGGCGGCGGCGCACCTGGATTGGCTCGCGCGCCACGGCTACGACTTCGACGGCGCCGCGACGGGCTTCCGCACGCTTTCGTCCACCTGCAAGTCGCTCATCCTGAAGGGCGCGCGCGTCGCGCACACGGGCAAGCCGTTCGATGCGAAGCCCGCGATGGATACGGCTGCGCAGGCCTGGGAAGAAGCCATGGAGGCCGTGGAGTCGGCCGCGACGAACGCCGCCTGGCCTGGGGCATGA
- a CDS encoding GNAT family N-acetyltransferase, which translates to MITDNPTRKRYELSQDGKVAAHIVYRMHGADTIELVHTEVEPAFEGQGFGSRIAKFALDDARTRGLKVIPSCSYIAGWIGKHAGYEDLVAKR; encoded by the coding sequence ATGATCACCGACAACCCCACCCGCAAGCGCTACGAACTCTCGCAGGACGGCAAGGTGGCCGCGCACATCGTATACCGCATGCACGGTGCGGACACCATCGAGCTGGTGCACACCGAAGTCGAACCCGCATTCGAAGGCCAGGGCTTCGGCTCGCGCATCGCGAAATTCGCGCTGGACGATGCGCGAACGCGCGGCCTGAAGGTCATCCCCAGCTGCAGCTACATCGCCGGCTGGATCGGGAAGCACGCCGGGTACGAAGACCTCGTGGCCAAGCGGTAA
- a CDS encoding holo-ACP synthase, whose product MTTQTELEAWAPEGAGVRLGFDLARTSGIAESIRLFGRRFTDRLFTARELDYALAGNGVCAERLAARFAAKEAVIKALQLSEAGVAFTDIEVVKRADGACTIALHGEARRIADRMGVQRILVSLSHDGDCAGAVVHALLQQPETTPHE is encoded by the coding sequence ATGACCACGCAAACCGAACTCGAAGCATGGGCCCCGGAAGGGGCCGGTGTGCGGCTGGGCTTCGACCTGGCGCGCACCAGCGGCATCGCCGAATCCATCCGCCTGTTCGGGCGGCGCTTCACCGACCGCCTGTTCACCGCGCGTGAGCTCGACTACGCACTGGCCGGCAACGGCGTGTGCGCGGAAAGGCTCGCCGCGCGCTTCGCGGCCAAGGAAGCGGTGATCAAGGCGCTGCAACTCTCGGAAGCGGGCGTGGCCTTCACCGACATCGAGGTCGTCAAGCGCGCCGACGGCGCGTGCACGATCGCGCTGCACGGCGAAGCCCGGCGCATCGCCGACCGCATGGGCGTGCAGCGCATCCTGGTCAGCCTGAGCCACGACGGCGATTGCGCCGGCGCCGTGGTGCATGCCTTGCTCCAACAACCCGAAACCACCCCGCACGAATGA
- a CDS encoding NADPH-dependent FMN reductase, translating into MAQATTIGVVVGSIRPDSINRKLALALGALAPEGWTLEHIRIDDLPLYNQDDDKNPAASVKRLKADIARADGILIVTPEYNRSIPGVLKNAIDHASRPYGQSAWAGKPAGVIGTSGGAIGTALAQQHLRNVMAYLDMPTMGQPEAFVQFKEGLFDDKGRIANDATKQFLQKWMDSYVAWVQRHTEQAAEKVAYV; encoded by the coding sequence ATGGCTCAGGCAACAACCATCGGCGTGGTGGTCGGCAGCATCCGCCCCGACTCCATCAACCGAAAACTCGCGCTGGCGCTCGGTGCGCTCGCACCCGAGGGCTGGACGCTCGAGCACATCCGCATCGACGACCTGCCCCTGTACAACCAGGACGACGACAAGAACCCCGCCGCAAGCGTCAAGCGCCTGAAGGCGGATATCGCGCGCGCCGACGGCATCCTGATCGTCACCCCCGAATACAACCGGTCCATCCCCGGCGTGCTGAAGAACGCGATCGACCACGCATCGCGCCCCTACGGCCAGAGCGCGTGGGCCGGCAAGCCGGCGGGCGTGATCGGCACTTCGGGCGGCGCGATCGGCACCGCACTGGCGCAGCAACACCTGCGCAACGTGATGGCGTACCTGGACATGCCCACGATGGGACAGCCCGAGGCGTTCGTGCAGTTCAAGGAAGGCCTGTTCGACGACAAGGGCCGCATCGCCAACGACGCGACGAAGCAGTTCCTGCAGAAGTGGATGGACAGCTACGTGGCCTGGGTGCAGCGGCACACGGAGCAGGCAGCCGAGAAGGTCGCGTACGTGTAG